Sequence from the Ostrea edulis chromosome 8, xbOstEdul1.1, whole genome shotgun sequence genome:
CTCGGGATGTCTATCTAGGAAACGGACAGTCCGTAACATACGACAGAGTGATTACTAATTACGGAAATGGATACAACAAGTGGACTGGTCACTTCACAGCGCCTCGAAAAGGATTGTACTTGTTTTCATGTTCCATTATGGCCAAAGGGACAAACAGAATGCACATTGAGATAGTAAAAAACGGGAGAAGAATATCAACCGTATATTCCAATCACTCTGACTATAATCAAAGTTCGCAGACTGTTGTACTATACCTAAGGAGGGGAGATAATGTTTGGACAAGACAACGTGAAAGTGGACGGCACTTGCATGACCATTTTGGGTATAACATGTTTACCGGagttctgatatcagaaaacgTATAATATGTTTATAGTATACCCTCTAGCATATAAGGTattgaaataaagtattattcatatttacaacagaaattctgtttttcaaatttcatgtaTGTTGAGACACTCGTACGCACGTACACACAAATATACTGTACAAAAGTTATCTCTGTTGTGAGAGGTATCAAAGTAATACGTTTTtgtaaatggattttaattaaaatggaAATTAAATTATAACGAAGTGATAAAATCtaaatcattatcatttctttgtGTGCTGGTACTCCGGCGAGAGAGGAGAGATCTGAAGTCTATATATTCTCATGATTTCATTTCTCCAGCATGTTGTCTGTCTCTACATGTTTTGTTAAAAGCTATAAAAACTGTCACACATTGATCAAGAGGAGAACCTTTGTGTGTAATCTCAGAAGACAGAGTTTCAATACCTAAACTTGGGGAAAATTGAAATGTGAAATcctttaaggtggctcattacactaaGATTTAATAATGCCTATACATCGCTTTCCTGGTGTATTCGGAAAGTCTAGATCAATTCTTGTAAAAGTGCTGAGCTCGCAAATGAAGACCAATATTTATGAGAAAGTGGTCTATGATAAAAACTTTGGGTAACGGGCAAAACCTAGTAGACGATGTCTAGAGCACGCCGATGAACTCTTTAAACATTACTGTGAGAAATGTGacattcctgtctgttctacctgcgtcTCCTCAGCTAAACATGAAGgtcacaaaatatcaaatattctgaaaaaactcagcgctaaaacacaaagtttacaaaaagatctGGAAGAACTAGAAACCAGAATATATCCCCGATACGAAGAAATGGCGTCCGATGTTCAGACTGAGAAAGCCGAATTAGAAACGAATTACAGAAAACTTACCATAGCTGCTGACCAACAAGGAGAAATCTTACACCGGGagatcaccgccattgtcaaccaacGGAAATCCCACATTCAAGAAATGAAAACCAAACACCTATCTaccctgaataaaaatacagatgaTATCACACACAAAATTACtgaactcaaacagatcatttccgacttgaaatcaatgctaaaatcaaatgacgtctccttaacctctgcttacaaatctaggaattccgaatttagaacattaccaCCTAAAGTCCGAGTTACAGTACCAGGTTTTTctgctcagaaaataaacaaagatcagctcaatgaaatgttaagttctctgtcgccattatccattaacacagaacatggcgagACAATGGCGTCAGCAGAAGCTgcatcgtctcctccagtcaaaccactgcttggtGAAATACTGCTCACTGCCATCATATACACTGGGCATAAATCTctatacagtgttagctgtctgagggaagatcaagtctggacatgcgGGAATAACGAAACCATGAAGCTCCTTAACCCCCggggtaaactactgacatcaatacaaaccaagtcagggtACTCACCACGGGACATAGTAGTTACATGGGACGgatatcttgtttatactgatcACAGAACTGTGGACTTAGtgaagaataaacagatacagaccgtgatcacactacaagGATGGACACCTTTTTCCGTCTGTCGTACCGCCTCTgatgatctcctggttaccatgatcagtgatgatAAAAAACAATCCAAAGTTGTGCGTTACTCTGGCTCCACAGAGAAAAAaaccattcagtttgatgatcagggtcgtcctctctattcatctgATCCTTACACTACTAAATACATCAGTGAGAataggaacctggatatctgtgtggctgaccaGTCAGCTagagcagtagtggtggtcaatcagtcaggaaaactccaatttagatacactggtcatccctctaataccacGACATCATTTGATCCAtacggcatcactacagacagccagagtcacatcctgacagcagacatTAACAATAACcttatccacatcctagatcaggatgGACaattcctccgttacattcacaaTTTAGAACGCCCATcaggtttatgtgtggacatcagagacaacctctttgtggctgagttaAACaatgctaaagtgaagaaaatccaatatctacatgtataaacactgtGTTGATTACACAGCTCGACACAGCGTTAGTTGCATATCTAAATACAGTGATATTTGTATACTTAGACAGAGTGTTAATTACATCAGCTTGTTAATTACATCAccttgttaattacagtccggtgtacattacagccctgtgttaattacggTCCTGTGTATAattaacatgtacttgtgtttgtgagtttaatTGATTGAACTTTAGTCTCTCAAGGTTGTTTAGTGAGTGTATcttacaatatctgtattattatatttaatggAACATCATTAATCTTAGTATGATAATTACTAATTAGACGGTGTTACTAGTTATATACATTGTTTTCAACATAAGTGAATGTAAATCTGTTATTGTGAAGTAGTTAGTATTGTCACTTTGTcattattttgtgtgtagcctTGAATTATAGTACATCCACTACTGAGTACTTACATGTATGCTTATACTTGTTTTTGTGTGATAAACTACTAATTGAACATTATTCTggttttttaattaaataatttatatttattagataaacatgatttagagttcagtcttacattattactgagtacttagatgtgtagtactgtaacagagagtgaccccaaacgtccagtcgtcatcacagatcttcagattcaaggtcacagttTTCTCTTTACCATTAATAATTCACACCACCTATTTACATTTCCACAGTCCTACAAAATGAACACTAACTAtaatcatatcaaactgaattgtCGAGGATTCTTTGTATTTCAGAAGTTCATTAACTTAGACTTCAGTCAATTACAGTTTGCTATATTTACaagtttatatatgtaaatttaatGTGACAACGAAAACTTATGGATGGACTATATTTACAAgtttatataatatgtaaatgCAATGTGATAACGAAAACTTATGAATGGACTATATTTACAACGTAATAGGAAAGTGAAAACTTTTGACTGGATCAGGAATCGAACCCCAAACCACTGTAGTAATAGTAAAGAGCATTAACCAGTGAGTTATCCTGACTGATATACATGGTAAAAATAGCTAAATCCATTATCCACTAAAACATTTACTAGTAATTATGTACTGATATGCGGTAAATCACATTTCCAATGAGAACATTCTTTTTCTACGGAAGCCAAATTAGGACCTACCAAAACATATTTTTGAATTAGAAATTTTCTAGAATTTGTTATTACagatttaatttgttatttcaaagttttaaatttgttataacttatttatatttacgaattaaatttgaaaacaccAATCTTAGAAATGGTTAtatcaaattgtcaaattcgATATTACGATTTATAAAATCGTCGAGATCATATTGATAAATAATTCGTGATAACAAATTCTGGAATTAGTAAGAATATGTTAAATAATAttaaattatagatttttcaaTCCATtaacctcatcccacctctagtatattcaGTGGCCCGTgcttgtccaactcttaattttgtattccttataggagttaaacTCCTATGCTTGTTATCTTGACCTTTTCATCAGtgcaagtttttaaaaaattgttgtAACGAATTATGCAATTCGATACAACGAATTTTGGAATTCGTTTTTTCAAATAGCACGTTGCACTACGAGATATACAGATCAATAGtaataggtcatctgagtccagttgcacaaaagttaaTTACGTTTAACTGACAGCTAACTGCAAATtaatgctatataaatgttcaagttGATGACAAGTTAACTGgcagttaaagttaactaaccttttGTGCAACTGGGTGTTACAGGTGACCTAAAGATGCATTCCCGGAGAGTCAGGTACATGAAATATATGGTTAAATGTGCAGATATACTAACaagggccatggttttaacaaacttgtatctgcactatgtcagaaatatttcatgtaaatgtgtactttcctggcccagtggttctttagaagattcttaaagagtttccctacatatttgcaagtaaatctttgatcccctagtgtggccccatcctacccccaggggtcatggttttaacacacttgaatttacaatatgtcaggaagctttcatatggATTTTAAAtcttctggcccagttgttcttgaggagaagaatTTTAAGCGAACCCACCAtatttttgcagttttgtgaTTACCTCCCTTTAAAATGGGTACACAAAgacctttattttaacaaacttgaaaccccttcacccaaggatgatctGTGGCacatttggttgaaattgacctattcgttctgaagaagatgaaaatgtgaaaagtttatgacgaTGATGACGACGACGACGGTCAACGGACGAATTCCGATTAGAAAGGCTCGCTATGGCTTTATGAAAGCTTAAGACTATTGTACTGCACTACTGTACTGCCTCATGCTAATGGGTAATGATATGTGTAAAATGCTAACTATCTTATCAGGTTTAGACAATTAAAACTGAATGATGACGACAATATCAGGATTTTCAATGAGTTATtattaattaatcaataattgaattccCGCATCTATATCAActaagtttatatttttaatttgaaatttctgTTCTTTCAGCAATTTATCTCGTATCTCTGTATACGCTGGTATATGCTGTAACCAATTTGGTTTTGCAAGCATTACAAAAAACGATTGCATCTGAGAATGTttagatatatttctttttctataACAAGTTAACATATATCAAAGATCCACTATTGTGGTGCCGCACTACCCCATGGTGCCATAAATTCAACAGACCTGAAtatgcaccatgtcaggaagcttctaTGTAATTTGCACTTTCCTGACcaagcggttcttgagaagaatattttcaaccaaagttggcacaacgTATCCTTGCGTGAGAGGCTCTTAGTTTGTTCAATAAAGGGTcactcccttcaaaggggagataatcacacaGATGTAATAATACggtggggttatttaaaaatccttttctcaagaaccactggaccagaggagctgaaatttacatgaaaacttcatggcatggtgcagattcaagtttacatacagatatataggaaaaatcctATACTGAAAAACCACCcgatcagaaaagtttacatttttatgaacgctttctgacatagtgcagattcaagttgtcGAAAATAATGACCTCCAGGGGTAGAAtagggccacagtaggggatcaaagttttacttataaatatgtaaggaaaatctttagaaatcttttctcaagggccacaatatgggatcgaagtttttcatattaatatatagagaaaatatatttcaaagaaccattgggcgaaataagtttacatttacatggaTGCACTAtgccatagtgcagattcaagtttgtaaaaaccatggctcccgggggtaggTTCAGGCCACAATAGAAACCAGCtctttacatgagaatatatatGGAATATCTTTTGATATGGGCATAGTtgaatcaggtgagcgatgtggacCGTAGTCCTCTTGTTTATTTGATCAATCAAAGTTTGAGTAAATTCTCAGATTAAGTTCAACTTTCGACAGATTTTTAATTATATCGCAATGGGTTATGGGTCTGTTGTGAAGACTTCAAGGAAATGCTCGATCggacttctctctctctctctctctctctctctctctctctctctctctctctctctctctctctctcttatacaCACAGGCAGTTTTTAGACGGTGATTTTAGAATATTACATTACAATATTGTGCCGTAAATTTTGGACACGTCTCGATTGATAATGCAAAAGGTGATGTCCCCCACAATAGTATATACTAATTTATCTACTAATTCAATCAGCACGGGGACATTTATCTGTGTACGTCATGTACTCAGTCTGACCGACATAAAGCAGACTTATAGCTAAGTAATATGTAGTCACAGATATTGATCCTGTCATCTTGTTGATGAGTGATActgtatgtattttgtacacGTCCCAACTGATAACACAACAAGTGATGTCTCCCACAATAGTATCTACTGAGTTATCTGCTAATTCAATCACTACCAGAATAAACAGATGTCGCACGGACAAAAATTATCTGTCCGTTGGTATCCGTTCATGAAAGTCGATCCCGTGCGACATCTGTTTATGCTATCCGCTAAGGTGTGACTGCGTCTTAAGTCTAAATTGATGGTACTTCACCTAAGTTGGTAACGTCTCAGCGTGTTTGACAAATTCTCGACAGGACATAAGACaagcaaacaaattttatttacaagACTGAAAAAGTCAGTATTTGTATTATTGCTCATCCAATCTTGCATGGTGAATCTCAAGAAGGTGATAGAAAAGTAAAGTTGGATATGTATTGATTTGAGATACAAAACGTGCTATGACTATTCAAAGATATTGTGTAAACATTtttgttagattttaaaaaaaaattacaaggACAAGAAATGTTATacagagggtgttgcaccgaagcgggaacttcccctaatcggagctccgtgccagtACTCGTGATGTGGACTGACATTCATCCCTATTTATGCTCTTATTGCATATTTGCCATTTGAACACCCGTATGATTCCCAGTACTAAGTACATGACTAATGCAATTTATGTGTcagtacattatacatgtagtctaagcATAATTTTTGTAATCGTGAAAATCaaattgtcttttatttcttatgagtaccagatacaatgtatacagttacatgttacgagtgtatcaaatatctAATACTCTATAATACTACATTCTAAAAattcttatactcgtatgtaatattttctacaaccaacagttgACAATTGTACATGACTCTGACcccaaaacaaaatatgggaagtttaatacgcaataataaagttcaacataattCGAAGTGCATGCACTTGAAAACATGTATGCACCATAGCAATTTGTTGCTGGAATAGATATCATCTTatccactcaaactgtttaacggttaatTGCCTTGTTTGGCCTGAAAAATGGTCTCTTAAAGCTTTGCAAACTTCACAAGGGTTTatcgtaaaaggcaccatgccttttATCAACACCTTTCACTCAGGAAAACAAACAAGTTCTCATTAgcaaccttgactattaaaacacaggtattgtatgctgtattcggcgtgtttgttgcgaGTCATaatcacaaactaaacagtgtccaggttggaagcttatttcaaagtCAGCATAATGTAGAAAACaaagatttgacatgaaacatttataaaaactagaagtgtGTTTCAAATACGAAAAAACAATgaagatggaaaacgtaatatgaaaaaagtGTGTTCGTGAGGAAtgcgaacccggtcgttttaaaaaaaaaaaaaaacatatttgcATATAAAGGTATATGACCTTAACCACTGAACCACAcagtagaccatacattactAAGGAAAATCAACGtacatgtaaaaatgaaaataacattagTGAAGttgtttcgatttttttaaattta
This genomic interval carries:
- the LOC125661483 gene encoding uncharacterized protein LOC125661483, translating into MASAEAASSPPVKPLLGEILLTAIIYTGHKSLYSVSCLREDQVWTCGNNETMKLLNPRGKLLTSIQTKSGYSPRDIVVTWDGYLVYTDHRTVDLVKNKQIQTVITLQGWTPFSVCRTASDDLLVTMISDDKKQSKVVRYSGSTEKKTIQFDDQGRPLYSSDPYTTKYISENRNLDICVADQSARAVVVVNHQSHILTADINNNLIHILDQDGQFLRYIHNLERPSGLCVDIRDNLFVAELNNAKVKKIQYLHV